The genomic stretch GGAAACGGCGTATGGACGTACATAACATCGCCGATGACCAGCGGGCCACCCTCGTGCCCGCGCAGGACGCCGGTCGAAAAGGTCCACTTGACCTGCAGATCCTTCACGTTGTCCTTGGTAATCTGGTTGAGCTTCGAATACCGGTGATTGGCGTAGTCGCCGGTGGGCATTGCCCAGTTCTTCGAATCTGCCGCGAGGGCAGTCAGTTCGTCATTGGCAAGTGCCGTGCTGGCAAGGGCAGCTGCCAGAAATCCAGCAGCAGTCAGAGACAGACAGGCAGAGGTTTTGGTCAGGCGCATGCGTAGTCCTCCCGATGCAGTTATTCACCCGAGGCACGTCATCGCGGCACAACTGGTCCCAAAGACCTGGTTTGCCGGTCATGGACGTTCATGCTGTCTGGGATCGTCTTCCGTCAGCGTGTCACGATGTCTGTCGGCTTGAGCAGCGGGCACCGTTGCTGCCGTACCGATTTTCACCTGCGAAGCCTCGTCCCTCCCATAAGACAAAACCTTGAAGCCGGATGACAAAGATGACGATAGGATACAATAGCCGTATAGGCAAGATTAAATACATCAGAATGGTGCGTTGCGAAAGAATTGCTGCGGCGCAGTATCAAAGCATACTGCTCACGGCCGGGATTTTTCTTTAATCCAGCCCCATCAATTGCTATGATAATACTTAGGTATTTGAAGCATGAACCTTACCCATCGCTTCCCGAGCCCCTCGGAGATCACCTATGACGCTCGCCCAGAAACGCCGCTCGGTGTTGTTTTTCGCGGCTATCATGTATGCGGCCGGAGCCTCTGCCGCGCAGGATTATCCAACGATCGCTGTCGCCGACTACGTCTATGGATGCATGAAGGCCAACGGAAATTCCCGGCAGGCTCTGGAAAGCTGTTCCTGCTCCATAGATGTCATTTCCTCCATCATACCCTATACCCGTTATGAGGAGGCGGAGACCTTTCGAAGCCTTGGTTTGATCACAGGTGAACGAGGCGTCCTGTTTCGCCAAAGTGCGCCTGCACGGTCCGCGACGGCAGATCTGCGACGAGCGCAGGCAGAGGCAGACGTCCGCTGCTTCTGATACGGACGCACCTTCCCTTACGCACTATATGAATGATCAGGCGAAGCCATCCACGCCGGCAAACTGCTGCTTGAAGGCGCGAACCAGTCGGTCCAGATGGTCCGCATCCCTTTCCGGCCGGGGCAAACCGACGTTGAAAATGCCGACGACTTTTCCTGGCCTGGGCGATAGAACGATGATCCTGTCGGCAAGCAAGAGGGCCTCGCGCAAGTTGTGCGTCACCATCAACGCCGTGGTCGGTCGCGTCGACCAGATCGTTACGAGAAGACTTCGCAGTCTTTCGGCGGTTGCCTCGTCAAGCGATACGAACGGCTCGTCCAGGAAGAGGATGGAAGGCTCAGTCGCAAAGGCGCGGGCAAGAGCGACACGTCTCGCAAGTCCAAGCGACAGTTCGGAAGGATAAAGGGTCTCCAGCCCAGACAGGCCAAGAGCCTCGAACAGTTCGTCGAGCACGACCTTCTTCAGGGACGGAGGCAGCGTCAACCGGATGTTCTGCTCCACCGTCCGCCATGGAAGGAGCACCGGCTCCTGAAAGACAGCCGCGATGCGGTGACTGTCTCCGGCCGGCATCCGGATGCTGCCTGAATAGGCTCGATCAAGACCGAGCAGGATGCGCAATGTCGTAGTCTTGCCGCATCCTGACGGACCGAGGAGGCATGCAAACTCGCCCGACCCGACTTCGAAGGAGAGGTCTCGTAGAGCGACGACGCCTACGCCCTCCGTCGAGCGGAAAGTTTTTTCACGGATCTCGACCTTAAGCGGCGCGGCGACGCCAACGGCTTGCATGCTGTTCAACGGGCTGCACCACAACGAGTTCGATCATCAACATGATGGCAACGAAGGCCAGGGTATAGGCCAGGATACCGGCGACATCGAAGATCTGGAAATAGAGGTAGATCTGGAAGCCGACGCCATTCGAGCGACCAAGCAGTTCCACCACGAGGACGATCTTCCAGATCAATGCGATGCCTGAACGTGATGCCGCGGCAAAGTAGGGCTGGAGTTGCGGCACCAGGATATGCCGGACCCTATCTAAGTTGGTCAGGCGGTAGACCTGTGCCATTTCCATGAACCGGTCGTCGAGTGCGCGTGCCCCTTCGCGCATCGTGACAACGACGTTCGGGATCTTGTTGACCGCCACGGCGCCGATCGCGGCTGCTTCCGTCAAGCCGAACCAGATATAGGCAAGCACGATTATCACCAGGGCCGGTATGTTCAGGAAGAGAACGAGCCAGGGATCGAAGAATGAGTTGAGCCGTCGTCGTCGGCCGAGCAGAATGCCGATCACGGTCCCGACCACCATGGCGATGACATAAGCGGCAGCGACGCGCCACAAGGTCATTATCAGATGGTAGACGAGATCGCCACTGATCAATTCGGCGACGATGACACGCCATACCGCCGCTGGTGGTGGCAGCGCGCGACTCGGCCAGAGTTCCGCAACCAGGCTCCACACCAGCAGGAGGCCGATCAGGGATGCCGCGGTGCTCGCCAGCGGCAGCAAGGCGCCACGCCCGCCGCCGCGACGCTCGGACACCAAGCCGGCCCTGGCATCCTCGTCAACGTTCATGCCTTCAATGCAGCCCAATAAGTGCCGGGCGCCATTCGCCGTGCCTTCCCGACGAGCTTCTCGCCGCCCAGGGTGGCGAGGACTTCGTAGAGTTTGGCGGCATCCTGCTCCTCCTCGGCAACAGGACGCTGCGGAATACCTTCGCGATACCGATCGCGCAGCACCTCAAGCGCTCGCCCTTCTGCCCTCACCAACGGCGCAAGCCGCTGCCATTCCGGATCGGAACTGGCGAGCAGCGCCTTTGCCTCTGAACTTGCTCGAATGAAGTTCAGCGCCACCTCCTGGTTCTGGTCGGCCCATTCCTCACGGAACACATAACCGAGAGCCGATACTGGTCCGGATGCTCCGAGGCCCCGGGCCGCATCGTCGGCGCCGACCAGCCGTCGGAAGCCCTCCGCTTCCAGGCGAGCACAGAAATGCCAGAAGTTCAGGACAGCATCCAGTTCGCCCGAGAGCGCCTTCTCGGCGAGGAGTGGCGGGGCGCCGTACACGATCTCTGCTTCCTTGGCGAGGTCGAGTTGGTGATCCTGCTGGGCAAGGCCCTGGATCAGCAACCAGCTCTTGTCCAGCGGCCCACCCGCGACTCCGATCTTCTTGCCGACAAGGTCGGGCAGTTGACGTAGGGCGGAGTCGTTCTCGACCATGAGGGCCCCCACTGCCGTTGAGTAGGGCGCCAGTGTCAGCGTCTCCCCTTCCGACCGCTGTCGCGAGACCCAGAGCCAGTCGGACACGATGACATCGAGATCGCCGGCCAGCATGGCGACATTGGTTGCGTCCTCGCCGGCGAAGTCTAGAACTTCGACCTCGACGCTGTTCTTCCGGTCCAGACCATGATGCTTGATGGTATTGAGTTCCCAACTGACGGTGCCGAACTTGAGGACGCCGACCTTGATCCTCGGCAGGTCGGATGCCCCGATCGCCGGAAAGCCCAAGCTGGTCGCCAGCAAAGCAAGCCCCAAGCCACCAAATCCTCGTCTCGATATCCCCATGTCACTCCCCCTGAAGTAGGTTTGCCCGTCAGATATCACGGCTCCCATCGGGATATACGCATTTCCAGCGTACAATCTTCAACGCAGGGCGACCTTCCGACCATCGCGCGATGCGGCTGGGCGCCGAAATCATGCATTGCATGAGAGAGCCTTCGCTTTCGAAATAAAGATGCTCGTCGCGGCAACTGGTAGGGCTGGCGAACAGACACACTGTCAGGACAAGATCGACGAGGTTCAAGGAAGCACCTTTCTTGCGTGAATGCGCAATATCGAAGGCCGAGCGCACGTACCCGACAGAAGCTCCTCAAGGTGCCCGATGAAAAGCTTCGAGCAGAGTATGCCCTGCGCGGATATGCGTCAACTAAGTGTACCGCGTGGACCACGCGACTATGTTGACTCGCTCAAACGAAGGTCTACCTTTCTCCGCGTGTACAGCGCATCCGATCGGAGCGCACCACTACACGAAAAACTGGACCTCCGGGAGGATGTGGAATGCAGCTTACGGTAATGGTTGGGGCGGCGGGCCTCGTGATCGCGATGGCCGGTCAGTGTCTTGCCCAAGACGCTGCAGCCGGCGAGAAAGTATTCGCCAAATGCAAGGCATGTCACGTCGTCGAAGGCGACACAAACAAGATTGGTCCCTCTCTCAAGGGCGTCGTCGGTCGCACCGCAGGCACGCATGAAGGGTTCAAATACTCCAAAGCCATGGCCGAGGCAGGAGAGAAGGGTCTCGTCTGGAACGACGAAACGCTTGCGGAGTATCTTCACGACCCGAAAGCTTACATCAAGGGCAATAAGATGGCGTTCGTCGGGCTGAAGAAGGATGAGGACCTCGCAAACGTGATCGCCTACCTCAAGCAGTTCCCGTAAACTAGCGGTTCTCCAGCGTCTGCGAGATGGTCTTGACGAGCGCGTACAAGCGCTGCTCGATCAAGGTCGGCACCTCGCAGACGAAGGTGAGAGACTGGACCCGTTCCTGGAAGATTCTCGTCTGGAAGACGAGCCGGCCGTTGCGAACAGCGACCTCGTTGGGATCAGCGTCCGCTTTCGCCCGTAACGCATCGACAGCCGAAGCTTCCTTGCGCAGTGCGTCTGCCAAGTCCCTCTGCTTATGGGCGTACCGGCCGATACCGCTGATGACCTGCGAACGCTCGCGGTTCATGTGATCGAAAAGCCCCCTCACCAGCTTTGCAAGCCGCATCTGCCGCTCTTCCGGCGTCAGCCTGGTGGCAAAATCGCGGATCATCTGCTCTGCATCGGCCAAGGGCACGCGCCTGGCCGCGACCTCTGCGACAAGATATGAAACGTCGGCATCATCTGCCCATTCGCTTGCCGATGGCGGCAGTTCCGGTCCGGTCCAGATCTGCGCAAGTGAGAGTTCTGGCACCTTGCGCTGGATGCAGGGCCACTCGGGATCATCTCCCTGAGCCGTTAGAGCCGGCCCGACGAGAGCGCCGTGCAACAGGAAGGCTCCGAGGTATGTCATCACGCGCGCCGAGAACCTCATGTGTTTCCTCCTCCATCCTGCCTGCGGCTGAGCAGGCCTTTCGATGGGTCATAGGCAAAGATGGCGCCGCCCAGGAAGAGCAGGATGCACCCGACCACGACCGATAGGGAATACCATTCGATCTGCCCGTAGAGCGCGAAGCGCACCAGTTCGACGGCGTAGGTAAAGGGGTTGGCGAGGCAGATCTTGTGAAGAAGCGGACTAGCCTCCTGGATGCGCCACAGAGGGTAGAGCGCCGAAGAAGCGAAATACATCGGGAAGATCACGAAGTTCATGATGCCCGCAAAATTCTCCAGCTGCTTGATCATCGAGGAAAGTAGCATGCCGAGTGCGCACAGCATCACTCCCGCGAGAAAAAGCGCCGGCAGGATGAACAGGTAACCGATGAGCGGTGGCTTCACGCCCCAGAACCAGGCGATTGCCAGGAAGACATAGACTTGCAGGATCGAAACCGTGACACCCGCCAACAGCTTCGACACGAGCAGGAACCAGCGCGGGAAAGGGCTGACCAGTAGGGTCCTCATATTGCCCATCTCCCGGTCGTAGACCATGGAGAGCGAGGACTGCATGCCGCTGAACAGCAGGATCATCCCGCATAGACCAGGCGTGATATAGACTTCATAGAGGACATAGGTCTTGTAGGGTGGAATGATCGAGACGCCCAGGACCTGCCGGAAGCCAGCCGCGAAGATGAACAGCCACAACAGCGGGCGCACGAGCGAGGAGATGAAGCGCTCCCGCTGGTTCAGGAAGCGCAACGCCTCCCTGAACACGATGCCGCGAAAGCAGATGAGGTAGTGGCGCAGACTGAAGCCGGACCTGCGGCCGCCGGCGGCGGCGAGCATCTCGGCCTGAACTTGCGACGTCATCGCAGCACCTCCTCCGCCTGCACCTCGGATTGAGTGAGTATTCCGAAGGTTTCACCGATATTCTCGGCGCCGGTCGCCGAAACGACATCCGAAACACGGCCATCCGCCAGCACCCTGCCCTTGTGGAGCAGGACGACACGATCGCGGACATCGACTTCGTCGATCAGGTGCGTCGCCCACAGGACACTGATCCCCTCTTCCGCCACCAGGGTTCTTATGGTCGCCAGGATATCGGCACGGGACTGGATATCGAGACCAACCGTGGCTTCGTCCAGCAGGAGCAGCGGCGGCCGATGCAGCAGGGCGCGGACGATCTCGACGCGACGCATCTGGCCGCCCGACAGCGCCCGGACCTTGTCGTGCAGGCGATCGCTCATACCGACCTGCTGCAAAAGCGTCCCTATCCGCTCCCTCGCCGCAGCCCGGCCGATCCCGTGCAGGGACGCGTGATAGGCAAGATTCTGATCGATACTGAGGTCGAGGTCCAGCGTACGGGCCTGGAACACAATTCCGAGACGACGAAGCGCCTGGCCCGGCTGCCTTGCGATGTCATGCCCGAAGATGCGGATCGCGCCATGCCGGGTATCGTAAAGATGGCAGATCAGTGAAAACAGCGTTGTCTTTCCGGCACCATTGAGGCCGAGCAAGACCGTGAAGCGGCCTTGCGGGATCGTGAAGGACACATCTGAAAGCACCCGTTTGCGACCATAGGCGTGGCTTACGCCGGACACTTCCAGAGCGGCGGGCGGGACCATGGCTTCATCCGCCTTCACATGCTGCATCATCCCGCCTTCCGTTCTCCGCTACTTGATGATGATCGTGCCCTGCATTCCCTTGTCGGCCAAGTCCGGCACCGACCAGGTGTAGGTTCCGGGACGGATCGTCGTGAACTGCACCTGCATCGTCCCTTCCGCGTCGAATTCCAGCCAAGCAGGTGCCCCGTTCATGTGAACCTCAAGATCGTTGATGACGATCTGGTTCATCCAGACATTGCGGAACAGGTCTGTGTGAAATTTATACTCCAGTCCGGCAGCAGAGCTAATCTTCCAACGATACCCCTGCCCGGCGATCAGTTCGAAGTCCTTCTGGTTCACGGTGAAACTGTCTTCCGCCGACCCCAGGACCAGTTCCGGGACGTCCTTGCTGGCCCGCGTCACCTTCTCCGTCGCCGCGGCCGCCGGTGCCGGCGCATCATCGTCGTCACCATCATCGGCATCCTGCGAGAATGCCGGCACCACGGAGACGGCGAGCCCCATGAAGGCTGCGAGAGACAGTCTGCGATAATAGTTCATTTCAATCCTCCTCCTGAAAACGCTGAAACTATTGCGGCGACACAGCCACGCCCCACGGAAGCGCCCCGACCGTCACCGATTGGACTGGCTCGTCGGTGGCGACATCGATGAAGGTGATGTCGTTGGAGACGCCGTTGGTGCTGATGATCGTCTTCTGGTCCGGCGTGAAGGCGAGCTGCCAGACACGCTGGCCAACCAGCACATACTTCTCAACCTCATAGGTCTCCGTATTGACGACAGCGACGCGATTGGCGGGACCGAGCGCGACGTAAGCTTTGGTGCCGTCCGCAGTAATCCGGACCCCGACGGGTTGGATCGCTTCCGATCGCAGACCGGGGATCTCGAAGGAGATCTTCTGGGTGATCTCGCGACTTTCATTGTCGATCACCGAAACGGTGCCGCCGATCTCGGCACTCACCCACACTTCGGAATTGTCCGGCTTGAATTCGGCAAAGCGCGGACGGGAATCGACCAGCACGTTATGCGTAATCTCGTTCGTGGCCGTGTCGATGAAATGCGCCATGTTGGTTGTTTCGGACGTATTGACCATCGTCTTGCCGTCCGGACTGATCCCCATCCCCTCCGGCTCCACGCCGACTGGAATTTCGGCCACCACGCTCTTGCTGGCGAGATCGATGACCGTGACCAGGTTGTCGTCCTCGTTGGCGACATAAAGCATCTTGCCATCGGGCGAGAGCACGAAGAGCTCCGGATCCGGTCCCGAAGGCAGTGAGCCGACGATCTGATTGGTGGCTGTATCGATGATCTCAATCGTGTCGTCGTCGCTGGCACACAGGTAGATGAACTTGCCGTCATGCGAGATCGTGATGCCGCGAGGCCGCTGGCCGACACTGATCGTGTGGACCACCTCCATGGTGGTGGAGTCCACGACGGTTACCGTGTTGTCCTTCTCGTTGGAGACATAGACCATGTAGGCTGACGCGGGCGTGGCAAGGCCAACCGCGAATACAAGCGCGCCTGACAAACAACTCTGTCTTCCAAGCATTCCAGATCCCTCCTCACACGTTTTCAGTCCAGAACGCATGTCGTTTCCGGTTGATCGACCCCGAGCGTGTCCAGCTCCGACACCTGATGCAGGAACCCCTCCTGCGGCGAGGTCGATACCACCGACCGCCCGTCGCCAAGGAAGATCGGCTGGCGCAGCTGCCCGTTCCAGGTCCGGAAGGTCAGCTTCTGCCCCTTGAACGCTGCAATCGAAAAATCAGGGCTTCGCAGGTAATCTGCAGTTTTCGCGGCCTCGGCGCTGTTAATACGCGTCACGGCTTCGCCGACGACCCGCACCGCCGTCCAGGCGGCCATGTCCTTCCACAGCATCCGCCGCCCGTTCGCCTTGGCGAACCGGTTCTGGATCTGCGTGCCGCCCCATTGCTCGCTGGCGGGATGCCAGGCAGACGGAATGAGGCCGGCGGTGCCGGCGACGGGCCGAGGCGTCCAGGTTCGGTAGGGGACATAGGTACCGAATACCTCGCTCTCGTCGGCCACCAGAACGACGTCATGCTCGGGAAAATCCTGCGTGAAGACCGGCATCTGGCGCTGGATCTGGACGACGCCTGAATCCGTCCTGCGGGCGGTCCCGGTATCAGTGAACTCCTTCTCCAGCAGGATCTCACCGCCGAAGCGCTCTGCGGCACGACGAAGCGCATCGGCAAAAAGCTTGTCCCGCTCATGGGAGCCATGGATCAACACCCAGCGAGGCCATTGCTTCCATATGAGATATTGCGCCAGCCCATCGGCTAGCATGCTGCGGGTAGGAGCCGTGTGGAAGACGTTCGAACGGCAAGCCTCCTCGCGCAGCCGATCATCCGTGGCACCGATGTTGAAGATCAGCACATCCCGATCCCGCGCGAGATCGGTGATCGATAGAAGCTGCTCGGCGGACAGGTCCGCCAGGATGTAGTTCACCCCCTTCGAGATGAGTTCCTCTGTCGCCGCCTTCACATCCGCATCAAGTTTTACCTCGGTCACGTCGAGCGTGTAGGTCTGCCCAAGGAACTTACCGGTCGTGTTGTTGTCGGCGATTGCCACGTCGGCCCCAGCCACCCCTTCGTCGCGTGGCGCGACATCGAGTACGGAGAGCGCGAGCTGTGGCTCATAGGCGCGAAGGTAGCCCAGCTTGACCTGTACCTGCGGCACGGCCGATTGCTGCGCCGCAGTCGGGAAGACACCGAACAGAACGAGAAAGATAGCAATGAACGGCAGGAAGACAGCAGGCACCGGATCCCTCCACGGATAAACCAGTCCCGAAGTGGTTCGGAACTAACGTCTTTTCGGTGCCGAAGCGAAGACTATCCCGCGACAGGATTTAATCAACCCCTCAATCTGGAGGCGGGCTCCCAAGATTTCGTGAGCCACGCGGGGCTTGGATGCTGCGCCAAACAGCGTATGATGACCGTGGCTCAAACAATGGGCCACCTGGAAGGAGGAAACATGAAGAAGACATGGAAGAAGCCAGCGATGTGCACCGTCGCTGTGGGGATGGAAATGTCGCGTTATTTTCCTGCCCAACTGCCTGCGAAGAAATAACTGACGATCACCGTCTCACCCGCCCAGCGGGTGAGACGGGCCTCGCATGCTCAGGAAAGCCACGGCGTCTGCCTTGGCGGGGAGAAGCATTTGATGCGGCTGAAGATCCTGGGATCCGCCGCTGGCGGCGGTTTCCCCCAGTGGAACTGCAATTTCCGCCTGAGCCGGGCGGCCCGGATGGGCGCCGAAGGCGTGAAGGCAAGAACGCAATCCAGTCTGGCCGCTTCTGCCAATGGCGTTGATTGGGTGATCTTCAATGCCTCCCCCGACATCCGCCAGCAGATCGCCGCCACGCCGGAACTGCAACCCGCCGAGGATGCACCGCTCCGCTCGACGCCGATCGCGGCAGTCGTGCTGACGAATGCCGACGTCGACCACATCGCCGGCCTTCTCAGCTTGCGGGAGCGACAAGCTTTCGTCATCTATGCGACGCGGCGCGTGCTCGATGTGCTGGATCAAAACTCGATTTTCAACGTCCTCGATCCGAGGGTCGTTCAACGACGCGAGCTACCTCTAAACGTCACCACCCAGGTCCTCGATTGGCAAAACAAACCGACGGGCCTTACGGTAGAGCCCTTCCCCGTTCCGGGCAAAGTGGCGCTGTTCATGGAAGACGAAAGCAAGGCCAACACCGGGTTCGGGACGCAGGCGGGCGACACGATCGGCGTCCGGATTGCAACGGATGCTGAGAACGTCGCGGCCTTCTACGTTCCGGGATGCGCCGCCGTCGACAGCGACCTGAAGACACGTCTACATGGAGCGCGCTGCCTCCTCTTCGATGGCACCGTCTATACCGATGACGAGATGCTCACATCCGGCGTCGGATCCAAGACGGGGCAGCGCATGGGTCACATGCGTATTTCCGGCCCGGACGGCTCGGCGGCAGCCTTGGCCGATGTGGAGATCGGCCGCCGCATCTACCTCCACATCAACAACACGAACCCCATCCTCGACGAGAATTCCGCTGAAGCGGAGACGGTACGTGGACGCGGCTGGGAGATTGCTCATGACGGGATGGAGGTGGTGCTGTGAACGAGTTTGCGGATGCAGCAAGAGACGGTCTTTCGCCCGAAGCGCTGGAGAAGGTTCTGCGCGAGGTAGGCGTCAGCCGCTACCATAACCGCCACCCGCTGCATCACAAGATGACGGCAGGCTCGCTGTCGAAGGCACAATTGCAGGCCTGGGCGCTGAACCGCTACTGCTATCAATCAGTCATTCCTCGAAAGGATGCCATGATTATCGCCCGCGCCGAAGATCCTGCTTTCCGTGCTGAATGGCGAAAACGCGTCGAGGATCACGATGGCACGGACGGCTGGAACGGCGGCATCGCGCGCTGGTTGAAGCTGGCGACCGGCCTCGGCCTCGATGCCGACCTCGTGAAGAGCCAGAAGTCAGCACTGCCGGCCACACGCTTCGCCGTCGGCGCTTACCTGTCCTTCTGCACGGATCGTACGCTGCTGGAGGCGGTGGCCTCGTCACTGACCGAGCTCTTCTCCCCAGTGATCATCGGCGAGCGCGTTCCGGCCATGCTGGCGAAATACGACTACGTGACAGAGGATATCCTTGAATATTTCCGGCCAAGGCCGGCGCAGGCCTCGCGCGATTCGGATTTCGCCCTAGCCTACGTACTGGCGAAGTCCGACACGCCGGAAAAGCAGCAGGCGGTGATCGACGCCCTCGTCTTCAAGTGCGACGTACTCTGGGCCATGCTGGATGCCCTTGAGCAGGCCTATGGGGATCACGGCCATGTGCCGCCCGGCGCCTTCGATCCGAAACGGCCACAATGATGCCGCGGCGGGAGCGCAGGATCGTGACTGCAAGCTCCATCCCGGTGCTGAAGCGCCATGTACGCCTGCAATATGATCCGGTCCGACAGGCCTGGGCCCTCCTATCTCCGGAAAAGGTGTTCTGGCCCGACGAGATCAGCCTAGACATTCTGAGGCTGTGCGATGGGAAGCACTCGGTCAGGCAGATCCTGGATCACCTGGCGTCTGTTTATGAAGCCCCGCCCGAAGAGATTGCAGAGGACGTTGAAGGCTTTCTCCAGGAATGGTCAGATAGATCTTTGGTGACGCTATGACCCAAGCGATACTTCCGCCGATCGGAATGCTGGCAGAACTGACGCATCGATGCCCGCTACAATGCGCTTATTGCTCCAACCCGGTCGAACTCCTGAAGGCAAACCGGGAAATGGCAACCGAGGCTTGGCTTGCGTTGTTTGATCAGGCAGCAGATCTCGGCGTGCTGCAAATCCACCTGTCGGGAGGCGAGCCGACTCTTCGACCGGACCTGGAGGTGCTCGTGCAACGCCTGGCGAGTCGCGGCGTCTACACGAACCTGATCACGGCCGGCGTCGGCATCGCCGAGGGACGGATGGAAGCACTGGCACAGGCGGGACTGGACCATGTCCAGGTGAGTTTCCAGGGCGCATTTGCTCCAACGACCGAAAAGATCGGCAACCATCGAGGCGCTCACGAGAAGAAGATGGAAACGGCAAGGCAGGTGCGCGCCGCCGGCCTGCCACTGACAATCAACGCGCCGATCCACCGGCACAATATCGAGGAAGTGCCGGCCTTCATCGATCTCGCCCTGGCCCTCGACGCCGAGCGGCTGGAGATTGCCAATGTGCAGTATGCCGGGTGGGCGCTCCTCAACCGCAACGCCCTGATGCCGGACCGTGCGTCGGTCGAGCGCCAGGTTGAGACGGTGCGCAAGGCCCAGGAAGACCTCTACGGCGTCCTGGCCATCGATTTCGTCACCCCGGATTATTTTGCCATGTATCCAAAGCCTTGCATGGGCGGATGGGCACGCGATGCCTTCGTGGTAGCACCGGACGGAAGCGTCCTTCCATGCCATGCCGCCGGCACCATTCCGGATCTCGTCTTCGACCGCTTCGGAGACAAGAGCCTCGCGGAGATCTGGCTTCAATCAAAGGCCTTCAACGCCTTTCGCGGGACCGACTGGATGAGCGAGCCCTGCCGCAGTTGCGAAAGGCAGGAGATCGACTGGGGCGGATGCCGCTGCCAGGCGATGGCAATCGCCGGTAGTGCTGCGGAAACCGATCCCGCCTGTGCGAAATCTCCGCTCCACGCCCGGATGGCCGCGCTGATCGATGAGGCCATGGCAGCGGATCGCGAGGAATTCCGGTATCGGCGTATCGGTTCGCCGGTTCTCGAACGTCAGTGACTGCGGCCCCTTCAGAAATAGCCTCGTTTCGCAGCCCCGCGATCGCGTCGAACCCGTCGTGCAGCTGTCGAGTATGAGATGGCGGTCTATCCGCGCAGCAGGAGCCTCGCGGTGGCGTCTTCCGGCATATCAACCTGCTCGTGCCGCCTAAGGATCCGCGTACGACCATGGGCTTCATTATCATGGAGCCTGAAGATACACCCCCAATGTCGGGGTCCAATGCCATCTGCGTTTCAACCGTCCTGCTCGATAGCGGCATTGTGCCAATGGTCGAGCCGGAAACACGAATGGTCCTTGAGGCGCCAGGTGGGCTGTTCGACGTCGTCGCATCCTGCCGTGACGGCAAGGCGGAGCGTATCACGTTCACCAATGTGCCTGCTTTCGCCGACAAGTTGAATGCGACGCTCGAAGTGGAAGGGATCGGTACGCTCACCGTCGACACCGCCTATGGCGGCGACAGTTTCGTCTTCGCCGATGCCCGCGC from Pseudorhizobium banfieldiae encodes the following:
- a CDS encoding ABC transporter ATP-binding protein — protein: MQAVGVAAPLKVEIREKTFRSTEGVGVVALRDLSFEVGSGEFACLLGPSGCGKTTTLRILLGLDRAYSGSIRMPAGDSHRIAAVFQEPVLLPWRTVEQNIRLTLPPSLKKVVLDELFEALGLSGLETLYPSELSLGLARRVALARAFATEPSILFLDEPFVSLDEATAERLRSLLVTIWSTRPTTALMVTHNLREALLLADRIIVLSPRPGKVVGIFNVGLPRPERDADHLDRLVRAFKQQFAGVDGFA
- a CDS encoding ABC transporter permease — its product is MNVDEDARAGLVSERRGGGRGALLPLASTAASLIGLLLVWSLVAELWPSRALPPPAAVWRVIVAELISGDLVYHLIMTLWRVAAAYVIAMVVGTVIGILLGRRRRLNSFFDPWLVLFLNIPALVIIVLAYIWFGLTEAAAIGAVAVNKIPNVVVTMREGARALDDRFMEMAQVYRLTNLDRVRHILVPQLQPYFAAASRSGIALIWKIVLVVELLGRSNGVGFQIYLYFQIFDVAGILAYTLAFVAIMLMIELVVVQPVEQHASRWRRRAA
- a CDS encoding ABC transporter substrate-binding protein, whose amino-acid sequence is MGISRRGFGGLGLALLATSLGFPAIGASDLPRIKVGVLKFGTVSWELNTIKHHGLDRKNSVEVEVLDFAGEDATNVAMLAGDLDVIVSDWLWVSRQRSEGETLTLAPYSTAVGALMVENDSALRQLPDLVGKKIGVAGGPLDKSWLLIQGLAQQDHQLDLAKEAEIVYGAPPLLAEKALSGELDAVLNFWHFCARLEAEGFRRLVGADDAARGLGASGPVSALGYVFREEWADQNQEVALNFIRASSEAKALLASSDPEWQRLAPLVRAEGRALEVLRDRYREGIPQRPVAEEEQDAAKLYEVLATLGGEKLVGKARRMAPGTYWAALKA
- a CDS encoding c-type cytochrome; this translates as MVGAAGLVIAMAGQCLAQDAAAGEKVFAKCKACHVVEGDTNKIGPSLKGVVGRTAGTHEGFKYSKAMAEAGEKGLVWNDETLAEYLHDPKAYIKGNKMAFVGLKKDEDLANVIAYLKQFP
- a CDS encoding ABC transporter permease codes for the protein MTSQVQAEMLAAAGGRRSGFSLRHYLICFRGIVFREALRFLNQRERFISSLVRPLLWLFIFAAGFRQVLGVSIIPPYKTYVLYEVYITPGLCGMILLFSGMQSSLSMVYDREMGNMRTLLVSPFPRWFLLVSKLLAGVTVSILQVYVFLAIAWFWGVKPPLIGYLFILPALFLAGVMLCALGMLLSSMIKQLENFAGIMNFVIFPMYFASSALYPLWRIQEASPLLHKICLANPFTYAVELVRFALYGQIEWYSLSVVVGCILLFLGGAIFAYDPSKGLLSRRQDGGGNT
- a CDS encoding ABC transporter ATP-binding protein; this encodes MQHVKADEAMVPPAALEVSGVSHAYGRKRVLSDVSFTIPQGRFTVLLGLNGAGKTTLFSLICHLYDTRHGAIRIFGHDIARQPGQALRRLGIVFQARTLDLDLSIDQNLAYHASLHGIGRAAARERIGTLLQQVGMSDRLHDKVRALSGGQMRRVEIVRALLHRPPLLLLDEATVGLDIQSRADILATIRTLVAEEGISVLWATHLIDEVDVRDRVVLLHKGRVLADGRVSDVVSATGAENIGETFGILTQSEVQAEEVLR
- a CDS encoding YVTN family beta-propeller repeat protein, translated to MLGRQSCLSGALVFAVGLATPASAYMVYVSNEKDNTVTVVDSTTMEVVHTISVGQRPRGITISHDGKFIYLCASDDDTIEIIDTATNQIVGSLPSGPDPELFVLSPDGKMLYVANEDDNLVTVIDLASKSVVAEIPVGVEPEGMGISPDGKTMVNTSETTNMAHFIDTATNEITHNVLVDSRPRFAEFKPDNSEVWVSAEIGGTVSVIDNESREITQKISFEIPGLRSEAIQPVGVRITADGTKAYVALGPANRVAVVNTETYEVEKYVLVGQRVWQLAFTPDQKTIISTNGVSNDITFIDVATDEPVQSVTVGALPWGVAVSPQ